One part of the Streptomyces lienomycini genome encodes these proteins:
- a CDS encoding pseudouridine-5'-phosphate glycosidase, whose product MLVVSEEVREAVEARRPVVALESTIIAHGLPRPRNLLVARELEEAVRQEGAVPATIAVLDGRPRVGLDKEQLERVANEDGVRKLGHRDLPLAVARGASGATTVSATALLASLAGVRVFATGGLGGVHREWTVTQDESADLGVLARTGITVVCAGVKSVLDVPATLQRLETLGVSVAGYRTDRFPGFYLSDSGHPVDWTLDDPEQVAAVMRAQDALGGPRSALVVARPVAEEEQLDPALHARVLADALAACEAEGVTGQAVTPFLLDRLVRLTDGASLSANLAAVRGNVRLAARVAAAWAGA is encoded by the coding sequence ATGCTGGTGGTGTCGGAAGAGGTACGGGAAGCGGTCGAGGCGCGTCGCCCCGTGGTGGCCCTGGAGTCCACGATCATCGCGCACGGCCTGCCGCGCCCGCGCAATCTGCTGGTGGCTCGGGAGTTGGAGGAGGCGGTGCGCCAGGAGGGCGCCGTACCGGCGACGATCGCCGTGCTGGACGGGCGGCCCCGTGTCGGCCTGGACAAGGAGCAGCTGGAGCGGGTCGCGAACGAGGACGGCGTCCGCAAGCTGGGGCACCGTGACCTGCCTCTCGCGGTGGCCCGTGGCGCGAGCGGCGCGACCACCGTGTCGGCGACCGCCCTGCTGGCGTCCCTGGCGGGCGTGCGGGTGTTCGCGACGGGCGGGCTGGGCGGTGTCCATCGGGAGTGGACGGTGACGCAGGACGAGTCGGCCGATCTGGGCGTGCTGGCGCGCACCGGGATCACGGTGGTCTGCGCGGGGGTGAAGTCCGTCCTGGACGTGCCGGCGACCCTGCAACGGCTGGAGACGCTGGGGGTCTCGGTGGCCGGTTACCGGACGGACCGCTTCCCGGGCTTCTACCTGTCCGACTCGGGGCATCCGGTGGACTGGACGCTGGACGACCCGGAGCAGGTGGCGGCGGTGATGCGGGCGCAGGACGCGCTGGGTGGGCCGCGGTCCGCGCTGGTGGTCGCCCGTCCCGTCGCCGAGGAGGAGCAGCTCGATCCCGCGCTCCACGCGCGCGTGCTCGCCGACGCGCTCGCCGCGTGCGAGGCGGAGGGGGTCACGGGCCAGGCGGTGACGCCGTTCCTCCTCGATCGTCTGGTACGCCTCACCGACGGCGCCTCGCTGAGCGCCAACCTGGCGGCGGTGCGTGGGAACGTACGGCTGGCCGCCCGTGTCGCGGCGGCCTGGGCCGGGGCATGA
- a CDS encoding carbohydrate kinase family protein: MITGPTGPGGALLVVGDVVTDVVARHRGPLAAGTDTAASIRRLPGGAGANVACWAAYGGCGDVRLLGRVGADASVWHERELVAHGVRPLLVVDVAAATGTVICLVDTKDSAERTFLTDSGASLRLGPGDWADALLDGVGRLHLSGYLLFSEPGRALVPVAVTAARARGVPVSLDPASAGFLAGLGVERFLSLVEGVDVLLPSRDEACLLTGLPDASDAAAKLSRHVPLVVVKQGADGALVARSGAVGARIAAVRASPRDSTGAGDAFTGAFLAALLTGAEPGEAAAAGCRAGARAVERVGGRPPRSDRRRPDDG, encoded by the coding sequence ATGATCACGGGTCCCACGGGTCCGGGAGGTGCGCTGCTCGTCGTGGGGGACGTCGTCACGGACGTCGTCGCCCGGCACCGGGGCCCGCTGGCCGCCGGTACGGACACCGCGGCCTCCATCCGGCGGCTGCCCGGCGGAGCGGGCGCCAACGTGGCGTGCTGGGCCGCGTACGGAGGGTGCGGGGACGTGCGGCTGCTGGGCCGGGTCGGCGCCGACGCGTCCGTCTGGCACGAACGGGAGCTGGTGGCGCACGGTGTGCGTCCGCTCCTGGTCGTCGACGTGGCGGCCGCCACGGGGACCGTGATCTGCCTGGTCGACACCAAGGACTCGGCCGAGCGGACGTTCCTGACGGACAGTGGGGCCTCGCTGCGGCTCGGGCCGGGCGACTGGGCGGACGCGCTGCTCGACGGGGTGGGCCGGCTGCACCTCTCGGGCTACCTCCTCTTCTCGGAGCCGGGCCGGGCTCTGGTGCCGGTCGCCGTGACGGCGGCCCGCGCGCGTGGGGTGCCGGTCAGCCTGGACCCGGCGTCGGCCGGTTTCCTCGCCGGACTGGGCGTCGAGCGCTTCCTGAGCCTCGTCGAGGGCGTGGACGTGTTGCTGCCCAGTCGTGACGAGGCGTGCCTGCTCACCGGCCTGCCCGACGCGTCGGACGCCGCCGCGAAGCTCAGCCGGCACGTTCCACTGGTGGTCGTGAAGCAGGGCGCGGACGGGGCCCTGGTGGCCCGGTCGGGCGCCGTGGGCGCGCGGATCGCCGCCGTCAGGGCGTCGCCGCGGGACAGTACGGGCGCCGGTGACGCCTTCACCGGCGCGTTCCTAGCGGCGCTGCTCACGGGCGCGGAGCCCGGGGAGGCGGCGGCCGCGGGATGCCGGGCGGGCGCGCGGGCGGTCGAGCGGGTGGGCGGGAGACCTCCGCGCTCGGACCGTCGGCGACCGGACGACGGATAG
- a CDS encoding methyltransferase domain-containing protein, translating into MTRTDGYLLDNGRAEAAERFDAFATLFDPTTFRHLETLGVGPGWRCWEVGAGGTSVVSWLAKRVGPTGRVLATDIDTSRVAPAARPPVEARVHDVGAEEPPGEGFDLVHARLVLVHVPDRERALRSMIKSLRPGGRLLVEDADPALQPLLCPDEHGPEQQLANRLRHGFRQLLSQRGADLSYGRRLPRLLREAGLRRVEADAYFPVTSPACTALESATVRQVRDQLVAAGAATHDDIDRHLANVASGGMDLATAPMISAWGCKG; encoded by the coding sequence ATGACGCGAACCGACGGATACCTCCTCGACAACGGGCGGGCCGAGGCGGCGGAGCGCTTCGACGCCTTCGCCACGCTCTTCGACCCCACGACGTTCAGGCACCTGGAGACGCTCGGTGTCGGCCCCGGCTGGCGCTGCTGGGAGGTCGGGGCCGGAGGCACCTCCGTGGTGTCGTGGCTGGCCAAGAGAGTGGGACCGACCGGCAGGGTCCTCGCGACGGACATCGACACCTCCCGGGTCGCTCCGGCCGCCCGCCCGCCGGTCGAGGCACGGGTGCACGACGTGGGCGCGGAGGAACCTCCGGGGGAGGGGTTCGACCTGGTGCACGCGAGACTCGTACTCGTCCACGTGCCCGACCGGGAGCGGGCGTTGCGATCGATGATCAAGTCCCTGCGCCCCGGAGGCCGCCTCCTGGTCGAGGACGCCGATCCGGCGCTCCAGCCCCTGCTGTGTCCGGACGAGCACGGCCCCGAGCAGCAGCTGGCGAACAGACTCCGGCACGGCTTCCGCCAGCTGCTGTCCCAGCGTGGCGCCGACCTCTCCTACGGCCGTCGGCTGCCGCGCCTGCTGAGGGAGGCGGGACTGCGCCGAGTGGAGGCCGACGCCTACTTCCCGGTCACGTCGCCCGCCTGCACGGCCCTGGAGTCCGCGACGGTCCGCCAGGTCCGCGACCAGCTGGTGGCGGCCGGGGCGGCCACCCACGACGACATCGACCGCCACCTCGCGAACGTCGCCTCCGGCGGCATGGACCTCGCCACGGCCCCCATGATCTCCGCGTGGGGGTGCAAGGGGTAG
- a CDS encoding nucleoside/nucleotide kinase family protein translates to MRLEAITWDRLGDRLAERLLDLEPTDGSPWTRVALDGAPAARPDELAARVCEALRVRGRPSLVVGTEGFLRPASLRLEYGHQDVESYYNGWYDTGALWREVFDPLGPGGDGRILPDLWDPVTDRATRSPYAQLPPGGVLLLHGPFLLRHWFPLDLSVHLVLTPGALRRRTPGTEHWTLPAYERYDEENDPSATADVLVRADDPRHPAWNG, encoded by the coding sequence GTGCGACTGGAAGCGATCACCTGGGACCGGCTCGGCGACCGCCTCGCCGAACGACTGCTCGACCTGGAGCCCACCGACGGCAGCCCCTGGACGCGCGTCGCCCTCGACGGCGCCCCGGCCGCCCGCCCGGACGAACTCGCCGCACGGGTCTGCGAGGCACTGCGCGTCCGAGGCCGCCCCTCCCTCGTCGTCGGGACCGAGGGCTTCCTTCGCCCGGCCTCCCTCCGCCTGGAGTACGGGCACCAGGACGTCGAGTCCTACTACAACGGTTGGTACGACACCGGCGCCCTGTGGCGCGAGGTGTTCGACCCCCTCGGGCCCGGCGGCGACGGGCGGATCCTGCCCGACCTGTGGGACCCCGTCACCGATCGCGCCACCCGCAGCCCCTACGCGCAACTCCCGCCCGGCGGCGTGCTGCTGCTCCACGGACCCTTCCTGCTGCGCCACTGGTTCCCCCTCGACCTGAGTGTCCACCTCGTCCTCACCCCCGGCGCCCTGCGCCGCCGCACCCCGGGGACAGAGCACTGGACCCTGCCCGCCTACGAGCGGTACGACGAGGAGAACGACCCCTCCGCCACCGCCGACGTCCTGGTGCGCGCCGACGATCCGCGGCACCCCGCGTGGAACGGCTGA
- a CDS encoding anthrone oxygenase family protein, with protein MIEGPYFVLTVLGVLGTGVTAGVFCGFSTFVMRGLAALPPAQGVAAMNAINRAAVRPAFMSVFLGTAVLAAVIAVVTFVLWPEGAAVELLLGSALYLVGSFGVTAGANVPRNAALLGLEPGAAETADRWRSYVREWTAWNHVRTGASAAAAVAYVLALA; from the coding sequence GTGATCGAGGGACCGTACTTCGTGCTGACGGTGCTGGGTGTGCTCGGGACCGGTGTGACGGCCGGTGTCTTCTGCGGGTTCTCCACCTTCGTCATGCGGGGGCTCGCCGCGCTGCCGCCCGCGCAGGGGGTGGCGGCGATGAACGCGATCAACAGGGCCGCGGTACGGCCGGCGTTCATGTCCGTGTTCCTCGGGACGGCGGTGCTGGCGGCGGTGATCGCCGTGGTGACGTTCGTGCTGTGGCCCGAGGGGGCCGCGGTGGAGTTGCTGCTGGGCAGTGCGCTGTACCTGGTGGGGTCGTTCGGGGTGACCGCGGGCGCCAACGTGCCGCGCAACGCCGCGCTGCTGGGCTTGGAGCCGGGCGCCGCGGAGACGGCCGACCGGTGGCGCTCGTACGTGCGCGAGTGGACGGCCTGGAATCACGTCCGTACCGGTGCCTCGGCCGCGGCGGCGGTGGCGTACGTGCTGGCCCTGGCCTGA
- a CDS encoding glutamate synthase subunit beta codes for MADPKGFLTTPREEWPRRPAAERVRDWDEVCVPGALLPIVGAQADRCMDCGVPFCHEACPLGNLIPEWNDLVSRSDWRAASERLHATNNFPEFTGRLCPAPCEAGCVLAINQPAVTIENVECAIADRAWEEGFVPPCPPDRLSGRTVAVVGSGPAGLAAAQQLTRAGHTVAVYERDDRIGGLLRYGIPEFKLEKRHLERRIGQLRAEGTRFRTSTAVGRDVAAAELRARYDAVVIATGATAWRELPVPGRELAGVHQAMEYLPRANRVCEGDLECSPLSAAGRHVVIVGGGDTGADCLGTAVREGAASVTQLDICARPGEERDEVGEPWPTYPRVYRLSAAHEEARDLRSAPAADADARLFAASTLRFTGDARGHVRSLSLVGVDAGRRPLPGTERSLPADLVLLALGFSGPDRADGLVDGLGLAMEPRGTIARDEDFATNVPGVFAAGDAARGQSLVVWAIAEGRAVAAAVDRHLSGGGTRLPSPVGPYDRPMTA; via the coding sequence ATGGCCGATCCGAAGGGTTTCCTGACGACGCCCCGCGAGGAGTGGCCCCGCAGGCCGGCCGCGGAGCGGGTCCGGGACTGGGACGAGGTGTGCGTCCCGGGCGCGCTGCTGCCGATCGTCGGCGCGCAGGCCGACCGGTGCATGGACTGCGGTGTTCCGTTCTGTCACGAGGCCTGCCCCCTGGGCAATCTGATCCCCGAGTGGAACGACCTGGTCTCCCGGTCGGACTGGCGGGCGGCGAGCGAGCGGCTGCACGCCACGAACAACTTCCCGGAGTTCACCGGTCGGTTGTGCCCGGCGCCGTGCGAGGCGGGCTGTGTGCTCGCCATCAACCAGCCCGCCGTCACCATCGAGAACGTCGAGTGCGCGATCGCGGACCGCGCCTGGGAGGAGGGTTTCGTCCCGCCGTGCCCGCCGGACCGCCTCTCGGGGAGGACGGTGGCGGTGGTCGGCTCGGGGCCCGCGGGTCTCGCGGCGGCGCAGCAGCTGACCCGGGCCGGGCACACGGTCGCGGTGTACGAGCGGGACGACCGGATCGGGGGGCTGCTGCGGTACGGCATCCCCGAGTTCAAGCTGGAGAAGCGGCATCTGGAGCGGCGCATCGGCCAGCTGCGGGCCGAGGGGACGAGGTTCCGTACGTCGACGGCGGTGGGCCGGGACGTGGCGGCGGCCGAGCTGCGGGCCCGGTACGACGCGGTGGTGATCGCCACCGGGGCGACCGCGTGGCGGGAGTTGCCCGTGCCCGGCCGGGAGCTGGCGGGAGTCCATCAGGCGATGGAGTACCTGCCGCGGGCCAACCGGGTGTGCGAGGGCGACCTGGAGTGCTCCCCGCTGTCCGCCGCCGGAAGGCATGTCGTCATCGTCGGCGGTGGCGACACGGGCGCGGACTGTCTCGGTACGGCGGTGCGCGAGGGGGCCGCGTCCGTGACGCAGTTGGACATCTGCGCGCGGCCCGGCGAGGAGCGCGACGAGGTGGGCGAGCCCTGGCCGACGTACCCGCGGGTGTACCGGCTGTCGGCGGCGCACGAGGAGGCACGCGACCTGCGGTCCGCTCCGGCGGCGGACGCGGACGCCCGGCTGTTCGCGGCGTCCACGCTCCGCTTCACCGGCGACGCGCGGGGTCACGTGCGTTCGCTGAGCCTGGTCGGGGTGGACGCCGGGCGCCGTCCGCTGCCCGGCACCGAGCGGTCGCTCCCCGCGGACCTGGTCCTCCTCGCCCTCGGTTTCTCGGGGCCCGACCGCGCGGACGGGCTCGTCGACGGGCTGGGGCTGGCCATGGAGCCCCGTGGCACGATCGCCCGGGACGAGGACTTCGCGACCAACGTCCCGGGGGTGTTCGCCGCGGGGGACGCGGCGCGCGGGCAGTCTCTCGTCGTGTGGGCGATCGCGGAGGGGCGGGCGGTGGCGGCGGCTGTCGACCGCCACCTGTCCGGCGGCGGCACCCGGCTGCCGTCCCCGGTCGGCCCGTACGACCGGCCGATGACGGCCTGA
- a CDS encoding SAM-dependent methyltransferase translates to MTGQHRATEIDTSKPHPARMYDWYLGGKDNYPVDEAMGRQMLALDPRVPVMARVNRAFMHRATRWLAGHGVRQFLDVGAGIPTEPNLHGLAQEIAPDARVVYCDNDPIVLAHAAALLRGTPEGETEYLQADVRDPDAVLEGARKILDFDRPVALSLVALLHFVSDEDGAHDLVRRLLDALPSGSHLVMTHATADFTPEQSRAATEKLRAAGVTLALRSREEFTRFFDGLELVEPGVQVPHLWHPELGEPVPGQEDGVVPGYGAVARKA, encoded by the coding sequence ATGACCGGGCAACACCGCGCCACCGAGATCGACACGAGCAAGCCGCACCCCGCGCGGATGTACGACTGGTATCTCGGCGGAAAGGACAACTACCCGGTCGACGAGGCGATGGGCCGGCAGATGCTCGCCCTCGACCCGAGGGTGCCGGTGATGGCACGGGTCAACCGCGCCTTCATGCACCGTGCCACCCGCTGGCTGGCGGGCCACGGCGTACGGCAGTTCCTGGACGTCGGCGCCGGTATACCGACCGAGCCCAACCTGCACGGTCTCGCCCAGGAGATCGCGCCCGACGCCCGCGTCGTCTACTGCGACAACGACCCCATCGTGCTGGCACACGCGGCGGCCCTGCTGCGTGGCACGCCCGAGGGGGAGACCGAGTACCTCCAGGCCGACGTCCGGGATCCGGACGCCGTCCTGGAGGGGGCCCGGAAGATCCTGGACTTCGACCGGCCCGTCGCGCTGTCCCTGGTCGCGCTGCTGCACTTCGTCTCCGACGAGGACGGTGCGCACGACCTGGTCCGCCGACTGCTGGACGCGCTGCCTTCCGGCAGCCACCTCGTGATGACCCACGCGACGGCGGACTTCACGCCCGAGCAGTCGCGGGCGGCCACCGAGAAGCTCCGGGCCGCCGGGGTCACCCTGGCCCTGCGCTCGCGCGAGGAGTTCACCCGCTTCTTCGACGGCCTCGAACTCGTCGAGCCCGGCGTCCAGGTGCCGCACCTGTGGCACCCCGAACTGGGCGAGCCGGTCCCCGGCCAGGAGGACGGGGTCGTCCCGGGGTACGGGGCGGTGGCCCGCAAGGCGTGA
- a CDS encoding DUF397 domain-containing protein gives MNRIKPQRPPLTRGERIYNGMPARELGSEGWHKPWSGGNGGNCLEAMKLADGRIAVRQSTDPDGPALIYTSAEMTAFIEGAKAGEADFLLS, from the coding sequence ATGAACCGCATCAAACCCCAGCGCCCGCCACTGACCCGCGGTGAGCGGATCTACAACGGCATGCCCGCCCGTGAACTGGGCAGCGAGGGCTGGCACAAGCCGTGGAGCGGCGGCAACGGAGGCAACTGCCTGGAGGCGATGAAGCTCGCCGACGGCCGGATCGCGGTCCGCCAGTCCACCGACCCGGACGGGCCCGCGCTGATCTACACCTCGGCCGAGATGACGGCCTTCATCGAGGGAGCGAAGGCGGGAGAGGCGGACTTCCTGCTGTCCTGA
- a CDS encoding helix-turn-helix domain-containing protein: protein MSEPRSAPTVGQVVLGRRLLDLRERAGLKREEAARILRVAPATVRRMEMAEVSLKIPYLQLLLKAYGVSDEEADAFVRLAEDANKPGWWQRFHDILPGWFSLYVSLEGAAALIRSYEPHFVPGVLQTEDYARGVLRSGAIGQTRPDDIERHVDLRMRRQELLTRKDAPRLWVVMDETALRRPVGGPEVMRAQIDRLLDATKLPNVTLQVAPFSSGPHPGTYGPFVLFRFAMPELPDMVYSEYLTGAVYLDARAEVATHLEVMDRMAAQAATAHRTKEILRDLRKEL, encoded by the coding sequence GTGAGCGAGCCACGGTCCGCGCCGACGGTCGGCCAGGTCGTACTCGGCCGGCGCCTGCTGGACCTGCGGGAACGCGCCGGACTCAAACGCGAGGAAGCCGCCCGCATCCTGCGCGTCGCCCCCGCCACGGTCCGCCGCATGGAAATGGCCGAGGTCTCCCTCAAGATCCCGTACCTCCAGCTCCTGCTGAAGGCCTACGGCGTCAGTGACGAGGAGGCCGACGCCTTCGTCCGGCTGGCCGAGGACGCCAACAAGCCGGGGTGGTGGCAGCGCTTCCACGACATCCTGCCCGGCTGGTTCTCGCTGTACGTCAGCCTGGAGGGCGCGGCCGCCCTGATCCGCTCCTACGAGCCGCACTTCGTCCCCGGAGTGCTGCAGACCGAGGACTACGCGCGCGGGGTGCTGCGCTCGGGCGCCATCGGGCAGACCCGCCCCGACGACATCGAGCGCCACGTCGACCTGCGCATGCGACGCCAGGAACTGCTCACCCGCAAGGACGCGCCCCGGCTGTGGGTCGTGATGGACGAAACCGCGCTGCGCCGCCCCGTCGGGGGGCCGGAGGTGATGCGTGCCCAGATCGACCGGTTGCTCGACGCCACGAAGCTGCCCAACGTGACGCTGCAGGTCGCCCCGTTCTCCAGCGGGCCGCACCCCGGCACGTACGGGCCCTTCGTGCTGTTCCGATTCGCCATGCCGGAACTCCCGGACATGGTCTACAGCGAGTACCTGACCGGCGCCGTCTACCTGGACGCGCGTGCCGAGGTGGCGACCCACCTCGAGGTCATGGACCGCATGGCGGCGCAGGCCGCCACGGCACATCGCACGAAGGAGATCCTCCGGGACCTCCGCAAGGAGTTGTGA
- a CDS encoding ATP-binding protein, whose protein sequence is MASVIPSAPLGTDATAGSLGLGAAMGAGSSGATAAERRFRFELAAHPASPAQARRLTRARLNGWAVCEDTCDTAALVVSELVTNAIVHTASRHIVCELHDADDLVRIAVRDEGCAPGQPHPSADQQPEDEHGRGLLLVDALCDAWGAHEHGPGLLVWAELPRGADGPLGPPEPCNDLGWGARPKPGPADDTRDEGEAESRRRESRETIRGTGTEWL, encoded by the coding sequence GTGGCAAGCGTGATTCCGTCCGCGCCCTTAGGAACAGACGCCACCGCGGGCTCCCTGGGCCTCGGTGCCGCCATGGGAGCCGGCTCCTCGGGGGCCACCGCCGCCGAGCGCCGGTTCCGTTTCGAACTGGCCGCCCACCCGGCCTCTCCCGCGCAGGCCAGACGCCTGACCCGGGCCCGGCTGAACGGCTGGGCGGTGTGCGAGGACACCTGCGACACCGCGGCCCTGGTGGTGTCCGAGCTGGTGACCAACGCGATCGTGCACACCGCGAGCAGACACATAGTGTGCGAGCTGCACGACGCCGACGACCTGGTGCGCATAGCCGTGCGCGACGAGGGCTGCGCCCCCGGCCAGCCCCACCCGTCGGCCGATCAGCAGCCCGAGGACGAGCACGGCAGGGGGCTGCTCCTCGTCGACGCCCTGTGCGACGCCTGGGGCGCCCACGAACACGGCCCCGGACTGCTGGTCTGGGCCGAACTGCCCCGCGGGGCCGACGGACCGCTCGGCCCGCCGGAGCCTTGCAACGACCTGGGCTGGGGCGCCCGCCCGAAGCCCGGCCCCGCGGACGACACGCGGGACGAGGGCGAGGCGGAGTCCCGCCGTCGGGAGAGCCGGGAGACGATCCGCGGAACGGGGACCGAATGGCTATGA
- a CDS encoding ABC transporter ATP-binding protein gives MGWNQHADAFLELGFRSMLTRLPSLLASSLRLARQADPQAARTVLAAEVGRGLAQAVSLLAVNSVLAGLMADGPVEDRLRDAVPALVTVAAVMLVAALLRAASTYATGRLEPKVERVATERYLERAAAVELSAIEDHAFHKLLDTAQYGAASARRMIMYGTRVVNAMISLIAAAGVLTVLHAALLPLLVTMTLPSAWSALTLARRRYESFHAWVQHERAGRLLAGLLIEPAAAPEIRVHGVGPFLLRHFRAMSETAEAEQARLARLAARTGLIAAAWTGLATAATYATLGGLLLGGAMSLSVAGTAVIAIRTGSQSLGTLVVEVNALHEEALFVGDLERLEVEAADRAIPVGGAALPDDPKEIRFENVTFRYPGDATRPALDDVTLSLPLGRIVALVGENGSGKTTLVKLLAGLYTPERGRITWDGVDAATADRHALAERVAMVAQDFKRWPFTARVNVAVGRSSAPLGDERVADAVAEAGAEEVVADLPHGLDTLLARNFSGGHELSGGQWQRVGIARAAYRQGRILIVDEPTAALDARAELEVFEKIRALAGGGQTVVLITHRLASVRHADLVHVLDQGRLVESGTPDELLASGGVYAELYSLQAEQFTKAPVPAPEAG, from the coding sequence ATGGGTTGGAACCAGCACGCCGACGCCTTCCTCGAGCTGGGCTTCCGCTCGATGCTGACCCGGCTGCCGTCCCTGCTGGCCTCCAGCCTGCGGCTCGCCCGGCAGGCCGACCCGCAGGCCGCGCGGACGGTGCTGGCGGCCGAGGTGGGCCGGGGCCTGGCGCAGGCGGTCAGTCTGCTCGCGGTCAACAGCGTGCTGGCGGGGCTGATGGCCGACGGCCCGGTCGAGGACCGGCTGCGCGACGCCGTCCCCGCGCTGGTCACCGTCGCCGCCGTCATGCTGGTCGCGGCACTGCTGCGGGCGGCGTCGACGTACGCGACCGGGCGGCTGGAGCCGAAGGTGGAGCGGGTGGCCACCGAGCGGTATCTGGAGCGGGCGGCGGCCGTGGAGCTGTCGGCGATCGAGGACCACGCCTTCCACAAGCTCCTCGACACCGCACAGTACGGCGCGGCCTCCGCCCGCCGCATGATCATGTACGGCACGCGCGTGGTGAACGCGATGATCTCGCTGATCGCGGCGGCCGGCGTCCTCACCGTCCTGCATGCCGCGCTGCTGCCCCTGCTGGTGACGATGACCCTGCCGAGCGCCTGGAGCGCGCTGACCCTGGCCCGCCGCCGGTACGAGTCCTTCCACGCCTGGGTGCAGCACGAGCGGGCGGGCCGGCTGCTCGCCGGGCTGCTCATCGAACCGGCCGCGGCCCCCGAGATCCGGGTGCACGGGGTGGGCCCCTTCCTGCTGCGGCACTTCCGCGCGATGTCGGAGACCGCCGAGGCGGAGCAGGCCCGGCTGGCCCGGCTGGCGGCCCGGACCGGACTGATCGCGGCGGCGTGGACGGGGCTGGCGACGGCGGCGACGTACGCGACCCTCGGCGGACTGCTGCTGGGCGGCGCGATGTCCCTGTCGGTCGCGGGCACGGCGGTGATCGCGATCCGCACCGGCTCGCAGAGCCTCGGCACCCTCGTCGTCGAGGTCAACGCGCTCCACGAGGAGGCGCTGTTCGTCGGCGACCTGGAACGGCTGGAGGTGGAGGCGGCCGACCGTGCCATCCCGGTGGGCGGCGCCGCGCTGCCCGACGACCCGAAGGAGATCCGCTTCGAGAACGTCACCTTCCGCTATCCGGGCGACGCCACCCGTCCCGCACTCGACGACGTGACGCTCTCGCTGCCCCTGGGCCGGATCGTGGCACTCGTCGGCGAGAACGGCTCGGGCAAGACGACGCTGGTCAAGCTGCTCGCCGGGCTGTACACACCGGAGCGCGGCCGGATCACCTGGGACGGCGTCGACGCGGCGACGGCGGACCGGCACGCACTCGCCGAACGCGTCGCGATGGTGGCCCAGGACTTCAAGCGCTGGCCGTTCACCGCGCGGGTGAACGTCGCCGTGGGCCGCTCCTCGGCACCGCTCGGCGACGAACGGGTGGCCGACGCCGTCGCCGAGGCCGGGGCCGAGGAGGTGGTCGCCGATCTGCCGCACGGCCTGGACACACTGCTGGCCCGCAACTTCAGCGGCGGCCACGAGCTGTCCGGCGGCCAGTGGCAGCGGGTCGGGATCGCCCGCGCCGCGTACCGCCAGGGCCGGATCCTCATCGTGGACGAACCGACGGCGGCCCTGGACGCGCGCGCCGAGCTGGAGGTGTTCGAGAAGATCCGCGCCCTGGCCGGCGGCGGGCAGACGGTCGTCCTCATCACCCACCGGCTGGCGTCCGTGCGCCACGCCGACCTGGTGCACGTCCTCGACCAGGGCCGGCTGGTGGAGTCGGGGACCCCGGACGAACTGCTGGCGTCCGGCGGGGTCTACGCGGAGCTGTACTCGTTGCAGGCGGAGCAGTTCACGAAGGCGCCGGTGCCGGCCCCGGAGGCGGGCTGA
- a CDS encoding DUF899 domain-containing protein translates to MSLPEIVTRAHWRAAREALLAKEKAATRARDALNAERRGLPMVEVDKEYVFEGGDGKATLFDLFEGRDQLVVHHFMFAPEWEEGCRGCSAFLDQIGHLAHLRARGTSFAAVSRAPYPRILPFKARMGWTLPWYSSYLNDFNTDFDATLQHGDEPVERSGLSCFLRDHERVFHTYSTYGRGLDGIGSTTSLLDLTALGRQEPWEEPEGRGSALGAPVGRGTVRYHDEYEG, encoded by the coding sequence ATGTCGCTGCCCGAGATCGTCACCCGCGCGCACTGGCGCGCGGCGCGCGAGGCATTACTGGCCAAGGAGAAGGCGGCCACCCGCGCGCGTGACGCCCTCAACGCCGAACGGCGCGGGCTGCCCATGGTGGAGGTCGACAAGGAGTACGTGTTCGAGGGCGGCGACGGCAAGGCCACCCTGTTCGACCTCTTCGAGGGCCGGGACCAGCTCGTCGTCCACCACTTCATGTTCGCACCCGAGTGGGAGGAGGGCTGCCGCGGCTGCTCGGCGTTCCTGGACCAGATCGGCCACCTCGCCCACCTGCGGGCCCGCGGCACGTCGTTCGCGGCGGTCTCCCGGGCGCCGTACCCGAGGATCCTTCCGTTCAAGGCGCGGATGGGCTGGACACTGCCCTGGTACTCGTCGTACCTCAACGACTTCAACACCGACTTCGACGCGACCCTCCAGCACGGGGACGAGCCGGTCGAGCGCTCCGGGCTCAGCTGCTTCCTGCGGGACCACGAGCGGGTCTTCCACACGTACTCGACGTACGGGCGCGGGCTGGACGGGATCGGCTCGACCACCAGCCTGCTCGACCTGACCGCCCTCGGCCGGCAGGAGCCGTGGGAGGAACCCGAGGGGCGCGGGTCGGCTCTCGGTGCCCCTGTGGGCAGGGGGACGGTCCGCTATCACGACGAGTACGAGGGCTGA